The proteins below are encoded in one region of Lactuca sativa cultivar Salinas chromosome 3, Lsat_Salinas_v11, whole genome shotgun sequence:
- the LOC111914430 gene encoding 60S acidic ribosomal protein P2: MAIIMIIFNNAVGADADEDRIELLLSEVKGKDITELTASGREKLASVPSGGSGGVAVAATGGNGAAPAATAAAELKKEEKVVEKEESDDDMGFSLFD; encoded by the exons ATGGCAATTATAATGATCATATTCAATAATGCAGTTGGAGCTGATGCTGATGAAGATAGAATTGAATTACTCTTGTCGGAGGTTAAGGGTAAAGATATCACCGAATTGACTGCATCTGGAAGGGAGAAGTTGGCTTCTGTTCCTTCAGGTGGCAGTGGTGGTGTTGCAGTTGCCGCTACAGGTGGTAATGGTGCTGCTCCCGCTGCAACTGCTGCAGCTGAGCTAAAGAAAGAGGAGAAAGTTGTAGAGAAAGAAGAGTCCGATGAT GATATGGGATTCAGTTTGTTTGACTGA